In Negativicutes bacterium, a single genomic region encodes these proteins:
- a CDS encoding IS1634 family transposase → KALYHVVDFYREQDCEVLFGQGIQAENFNDDALGRALDLLAGTDMNKLFSSISLSGLLSRGPVGRLHVDTTSISVQGAYEGSGSLDITLGYSKDLRHDLKQIMMGLAVTPEGLPAFGQVLNGNQNDGKWYPTVIDKLRSLMSPEKLADVIFVADAALVNENNLKAMAAGSGIQFISRLPETFKLASELKASARYGAWNTIGTFSEQREAAVYRSQSFVRTLYGQPYRFIVVHSSALGSRKENTLTKRWETAKLELEHAISVLAKQAFACQADAETAMADFIKQQKAPFGLAGTVEIEETAKHVRRGRPARDAVPVVTAKYFARIQVLEADQSFMEQEKADASTFLLITNLLDDQQYTDEEILKEYKEQGSVEKQFRFLKSPFLVGPIYLKNKSRVEALAYVFLFALLVATHLELRVREALKNKGELLQHPDKRKIANPTAAMLLELLASIRVVRLGEQRAIAKPAGPHVKRILELAGFDETIYTAVRNF, encoded by the coding sequence GAAGGCTTTATATCATGTGGTCGACTTCTATCGCGAGCAAGACTGTGAGGTGCTGTTCGGTCAGGGGATTCAAGCCGAGAATTTTAACGATGACGCTCTTGGCAGAGCCCTCGACCTGCTCGCCGGCACGGATATGAATAAGCTTTTTTCATCGATATCGCTATCCGGTTTATTAAGCCGGGGGCCTGTCGGCAGGCTTCACGTGGATACGACTTCGATCTCAGTGCAAGGCGCTTATGAAGGTTCTGGATCGTTGGATATCACCCTTGGATACAGTAAAGACTTACGCCATGACCTCAAACAGATCATGATGGGTCTGGCGGTTACTCCGGAAGGACTGCCCGCCTTCGGTCAGGTTCTGAACGGGAATCAGAATGACGGTAAATGGTATCCAACCGTGATCGACAAGCTACGTTCACTGATGTCACCCGAGAAACTTGCCGATGTGATCTTCGTTGCCGATGCAGCTTTGGTTAACGAAAACAATCTGAAGGCAATGGCGGCGGGGAGTGGGATTCAGTTCATTTCACGTCTACCGGAGACATTCAAACTTGCTTCTGAGCTAAAAGCATCCGCTCGCTATGGGGCATGGAACACCATTGGAACCTTCAGTGAACAACGTGAGGCCGCAGTCTACCGCAGCCAATCCTTTGTGCGGACATTATACGGCCAGCCCTATCGTTTCATCGTCGTTCACTCCTCGGCACTGGGCAGCCGCAAAGAGAACACGCTCACCAAACGGTGGGAAACAGCCAAGCTAGAACTGGAACATGCCATTTCTGTCTTGGCGAAACAAGCATTTGCTTGCCAGGCAGATGCGGAGACGGCGATGGCAGACTTCATCAAGCAGCAGAAAGCCCCTTTCGGCCTCGCGGGAACTGTGGAAATAGAAGAGACAGCGAAGCATGTCAGGCGTGGTCGTCCAGCCAGGGACGCTGTCCCTGTCGTGACAGCAAAGTATTTCGCTCGCATTCAGGTTCTCGAGGCGGATCAGAGCTTCATGGAGCAAGAGAAGGCAGATGCTTCGACCTTTCTATTGATCACCAATCTCCTGGATGACCAACAATATACAGACGAAGAGATCCTGAAGGAGTACAAGGAGCAGGGAAGCGTAGAAAAACAGTTTCGCTTCCTGAAATCACCTTTTCTGGTGGGCCCTATCTACCTGAAGAACAAAAGCCGGGTAGAAGCCTTGGCCTATGTGTTTCTTTTTGCCTTGTTGGTGGCTACGCACCTTGAACTCAGAGTTCGTGAAGCACTGAAAAACAAAGGAGAACTGTTACAGCATCCTGACAAGCGCAAAATTGCTAACCCTACCGCCGCCATGCTGCTTGAACTATTGGCCAGTATCCGTGTGGTCCGTTTAGGTGAGCAGCGTGCTATTGCCAAACCGGCGGGCCCTCATGTTAAGAGAATT